The nucleotide window AGCCCAGCCAGGCCCCCGTGCGCATGAGGTGCCACCACCCCCCGCGGACGCAAGCCGGATCGCCGGGCTTGCAGGGCAGGTCAGCCACCGCACGGGGATGGGAGCCCCCGGCTGAGTTTACTGCCATCGCATGGTCAGCCTCCCTTCCCGCTTGGCCACCCGTTCCATGTATCCCAGAGCCAGCGAGGCGGCGACCAGGTACAGTACGGCCAGGCCAGCATTGATCGCTACCTCCACCCCGGCGGGCAGGAACCCCATCCCGGCATCGCCGAATGCCAGTTGACGCAGGGCATCCAGTCCCAGGGCAAGGGGCACCACCGAGGCCAGGGCGGCCACCCAGAAGCCCAGGGCCTTCACGGGGAAGTAGAATCCCGAAAGGAGGAATACGGGCTCCTGCAGGAGGTTGGATAGGTGCCAGGCCTCCCGACCGTGCAGCAGGAAGAGGGAGGCAAACACCATGCCCAGCCCGTACAGGGCAACGAGGGTGACCAGGAAGGCGGCCAGCAGGAGGCCCAGCGCCTCTGTGCGGTACTCCACCCCGAAAGCAAGGCTGCCCAGCGCCAGCACGCCCCCCGCCCGCACCGTGGTTTGAACGATGCCGCCGAGGGCCATGCCGCCCAGGATGGACATGCGGGAGATGGGGGCGATGAAGAACAGCTCCAGTTGCCCGCTCTGCTTGTCGAAGTAGAATGTCGACCCCATGCCCCACAGGACGTGCAACCAGTACGCGGAGATAGCCCCTCCTAACACGGCGTAGCCCACGAACACTTCCGGGGCCTGCAGGGAGCGGTAGATGTATACGTAAGCGGCCACGGCCAGGATGGGCAGGAATGTATCGAAGAACACCCATGACAACTCCCGATTGGTGCCCACCACCCGCACGTAAGCACGACCCCACAGGGCCCGCATGTTGTCCACCAGGTAGGACGTCATGCTCGCACGGGGCAGGGCCGCTCCCGGCTGTCTCCTGTCAAGGCTCGCCCCGGGCATGGTCTTCACCTGCCGTTTCTTCCTCGAGACCCCTGCCCACCAGAGAGACGAAGACGTCCTCCAGGGTGGGTTCTTCCTTGCGGAATGCGCGCACGCGGATGCCCGCCTCGTCCATGCGTCCCATCACGGGCACGATGGCGGCGTCCTCTGCGAGGACGAGGGTGAGTTCGCACACGCCCCGCCCCGGCACCACCCGCTGACGGGACGACCTCACCCCCGGCCAGGCCGCAACCGTGGCCGCCAGGCGCTCGTCCGCAACCGCTTGACCATCCACCTCCAGGCGGATGACCACTTCCCGGCCCAGGGATCGCTTGAGGGCCGCCGGGGAATCGCAGGCCAGGATACGGCCCCGGTCGATGATGGCCACCCTGTCGCAGAGTTCGTCCGCTTCCGCCATGTAGTGGGTGGTGAGGAGGACGGTTCGTCCGGGGCACTCAGCAATCCACTCCCGGATAAAGCCGCGGATGGTGCGGGCTGCGTTCACGTCCAGGCCGACTGTGGGCTCGTCCAGGAAGATGACGGCGGGATCGGAGATGAATCCCCGGGCGAAATTCATCTTCTGCTTCTGGCCGGTGGACAACCGGTTGATGCGGGTGCTGGCCTTTTCCGCCAGGTCCAGCCTGGCCATGAGGGCGTCGATGCGGCGGAGGGCCTCGCGGGAAGGGATCCCGTAGAACTGGGAGAACATCCACAGGTTCTCCCGCACGGTGAGGACGTCGTATCCCACCGATTCGCCGCCGGAAACCATGTTGATCAGGCGCTTGACCGCCATCGGTTCCTTCACCACGTCATGACCGCCCACCAGGGCGCGGCCGGACGTGGGGTAAAGCAGGGTGGCCAGGATCTTGATCAGCGTGGTCTTTCCCGCTCCGTTAGGGCCCAGCAGGCCGAATAGTTCTCCTTCCCTCACCTGGAGGTCGACCCCCTCCAGCGCCCTGATCTCTCGCACCACCCGACTCCGCCGCCCTCCTGGCCAGAACCGGCGCCCGCGGCCGCGGGCGTTACTGGCGCAGGCGCCAGCGGACGGCTCCTCCTGCGCGGCGGCCGGCGGCTTATCCTCGGCGGCGACCGGTCGCTTCTCCTTTTTCTCGCCCCGGACCTGGAAGGTGCGGGTGAGTTTCTCCGTTTCTATGGCGAGCATGGTTTACCTCCCATCAGCAAGAAGAGAGCCGGGTTGCCCCGGCTCTCCTGCAGAAAAACGAAGACCCTCCGGCTGGAGCCAGGGCAATGCCCCTCCCGCTCCGGCCAGGGGCCCGGACAGCCTCACCTGGGCCGGGCGGACCTAGATGCTGCCACCTTCCTCGCGGATTTTGAACATGTCCGCACCTCCTCCCGTACACGACCGTACGCGAGATTACCACATGCTGCCTACCAGTGTCAATCCCACCCAGGGCAACCGTCCCAGCCGCCATTCAGGGCGGCTCAGTCGCAGCGGTGGGGATGGGGCGCGTCGCGCGTGGCTTCCTGCCAGCACTGCAGCACCTGGTCGCGGGTCCGGTCCGGGGAGCCGTCGTTGTGGATGACGCGGTCGGCCAGGCGGACCTTCTCCTCGAGGGGCATCTGGGCCTGCAGGCGTGCTTCCGCCTCTTGCGGGGCAAGACCGTTGCGCCTGCACAGGCGTTCGATCTGTTGCTGACGCGAGCAGGTCACCACCCAGACCTCGTCCACCGCGTCGCGCATACCGGCTTCCAGCAGTAAGGGCGCATCGATGACCAGGACCTCCACGCCCTGCTGGCGGGCCTGTTCCACCATCTCGCGGATGAGGCGGATGATGGAGGGATGGGTGATGGCATCCAGGTCGGCCCGAGCCTGCCGGTCGTGAAAGATGATATCCGCCAGGCGGGCGCGGTCGAGGGATCCATCGGGACGAAGGATGCCGCGCCCAAACCGCTCCGCCACCCGGGCCAGCACCGGACTGCCCGGGGCCAGCACCTCGCGCGCCACCTGGTCCGCATCCAGCACGGTGGCGCCCAACTCCCGCAACATGGCTGCCACCGTGCTCTTTCCACAGGCGATGCCCCCCGTGACTCCTATGACCAGCAGGCCACCTCGACCCCCTCACCAGCTACGGACCCTCGCGCCACCACCAGTCGTGGACGTTCCAGTGCCACCCGAAAGGCGACGCCACCGGGCCGGTGAGCCCCGCCCGCACGCCCAGGAAGACCCTCTCCGTCCACAGGGGGATGAAGGGAACATCCTGACCGAGCCGGTAGGCCACCTGCTGGGTCAGGGATTTCCTCGTGGGGACGTCCAGCTCCTGCCGCAGACGGTCGAGCAGGACGTCCATAGCCGGCTCGCGGTAGGAGAATATGTTGCCGCCTCGCCCCTCGGCCGGGGTCTGGCGGGAGTGAAGGAGGGGGGTGAGGTCGGGATTGGCCGGGTAAGGCTCGGGGACCAGGGCCAGGTCGTAATCGAACGGGGGCTCAAGCCGCGCCACGAAGGCAGCAGGCTCCTCTGCGACCACCCTGACCCGGAGGCCCACCCGCCCCAGGTAGGCGGCTATGATGCGGGCAGCCTCGGCCCGGATTGGATCCCCACGCGGCAGCAGCAGGCTCAGGGGAGCGATTTCCTTCGCCCCGGCAAGCAGATCCCGCGCCCCGGCCGGGTCGTATGCTCCTGCGGGGACTTCAGCGGGATATGCCCAGGAAATGAGGGGCAGGGGGAAAACCGCCTCGCGCAGTCCGTAAACCCCACTGGCCCCCCCTGGCGCCCCGCCCGCCGTGCCGGTGGCCAACTCGCGCACCAGGGTGTGGCGGTCGATGGCCAGGGATATGGCCCGCCGCACCCCGGCATCCAGGCGGCTGCAGTTGAGAGCCAGGGCCACGTAATAAGGCTGGTGGGTCTCCAACACCCGCCATCCCCCCTGCCGCGCCCGTTCCAGGTCCGAAGGCACAACGGGACCGGCGTCCACCTCGCCCTGGATGAGGACTCGACTCGCCCGGGCGAGGGACGGGTATATGTGCGCGACAAACCTGTCAAGGTGGGGACGCCCCCGGTGGTAGCGCAGGTGGGGAAGCAGGCCTATCTCGTCTCCCTCCCACGTGCCCAGGCGGAACGGCCCCGTCCCAACCGGGCGACGGGCGAAATCTTGCGCGGCCCCGGTACCATCAGCCAGAAGGTGCGCCGGCAGGACGGGCACGGTGGCCAGCCAATACGGGAAACCCGCATCGGGATATTTCAGGAAGAAGCGGATGGTACGGCTGTCCACCTTCTGCCAGGTAAGCCCGGGCAGAAGCTCAGGATGGGAGTGCAGGCTGAACACCACGTCGTCGGCGGTGACCGGCTGCCCGTCGTGCCACATCGCGTCGGGGCGCAGGCGCACGGTCCAGTACACGCCTCCCCGGCCACCCACCCACCCCACGGCCAGATCCGGAAAAACCTCACCCCGGCCGTCTACCCCGGCCAGAGCAGAGAAGAGCAAACCCACCAGGACCTTTTCCGCCGGGCTGGTGGCCTCCCGGGGATCGAGGGATACCACCGGCCCCACCAGCGCCTCCCTCACCACTCCCCCCTGGCGAACCCGCACGGCGGGCGCGGTGGTGGACGGCTCCCTCAGGCACCCCGCCCCCCACACGCCCATCAGCACGACCAGCAGCGCCACCCCGGCCTGCCGCACGGTGGCTCGGGCCACCAGGCCCCGGCGCCCCGGCGGCCACCCGGCCCAACGAAATTCAGGCATGGATTTGCCTCGCGTGGCTATTTTTGGCAACGGGGACAAAAGTACGTGCTTCGACCTCCGAACCGCTGCCTGGCGATGGTGGCCCCGCAGCGAGGGCAGGGCTCCCCTTCCCTCCCGTACACCCGCAGGCGGGACACGAATTCGCCCGGCTGCCCTTCGCCGTCCCGGTAGTCGGAAAAGGTGGTCCCCCGGGCCGCAATGGCTTCCTGGAGCACCTGCTGCAGGGCATGCCGGAGAGCCTCCACCTCGACGGGCTTGAGTCCCCCGGCCGGGCGCAGGGGGTTGACTCCTGCCCGGTGCAGGGCCTCATCTGCGTATATATTCCCCACCCCGGCCAGTATGTGCTGGTCGAGCAACACCGCCTTCACCGGAGCCCTCCGCCTGGCCAGCATCCTCTGCAGCACGGACGGCATAAACTCCTCATCCAGGGGCTCGGGTCCCAACCGCAGCCGGGGATGCGACTCCAGGGCATCCGCACGCAACAGTTCCAGGTAGCCGAAGCGCCGCTGGTCCCAAAAACACAGTTCCCCTCGGTCGAAGGCGAACACCGCATGCACATGCCGGCCGGAGATCTCCTCCGGGTCGAGATGGGCGCCGGGCTCCTCTGTCCGTGGAACGAAAATGAGCCGCCCCGTCATCCCCAGGTGCACGTGCAGCACCATCTCCACCGGCTCAGACGATCCTGGTGAGGGGGGTGGCGGAGACAGGAAGATAAGGAGGTGCTTCCCCCGCCTGTCAAGAGAGGCCACGCGCTTCCCCGCCACCTTCGCCGGATCCTGGCCCCGCCACACCGAAGGGGTGAGCAACCGTACCTGCCGCACCACCTGCCCCAACAGGTGCGGTACCAGCGTGCGCCGGATGGTTTCCACTTCAGGCAACTCGGGCATGGCGGCGTCAAAGGGCAGACAGGTCGTACCAGGTAGGACCCGCCTTCAGGTCCACTTGCAGGGGAACTGCCAGTTCCATCACCTGCTCCATACAGGAGCGCACGAGGCCACCGGCCTCGGGGAGTTCTTCCCGGGGCACCTCCAGGATTAGTTCGTCATGGACCTGGAGGATGATGCGGGACCGCATGCCCCGCTCCTGAAGCTGGCGGTGGAGCCTCACCATGGCCAGCTTGATGATGTCGGCCGCACTCCCCTGCAGGGGGGTATTGACGGCCGTCCGTTCGGCAAACCCCCGCTCCTGAGGATTCCGGCTCAAGATGGTGGGCAACTGGCGGCGGCGTCCCATCAGCGTGGTGACGAAGCCCTGGGTGCGCGCCGTGCTCACCACTTCGTCAATCCACCTGCGCACCCCGGGGTAGCGCAGGAAGTAGCTGGCGATGTACTCCCGGGCCTCGCTCCGACCGATGCCCAGCTGCTGGGCCAGCCCGAAGTCGCTGATACCGTATACGATGCCGAAATTGACTGCCTTGGCCCGTAACCGCATCTCGTCGGTCACCTGATCAAGGGGAACCCCGAACACCTCGGCTGCCGTGCGCCGGTGGATGTCCTCACCGGCCCGGAATGCCTCCACCAGGCCGGGGTCACCACATACGTGGGCGAGGAGCCGCAACTCGATCTGGGAATAGTCGCCGGAAAGGAGGAGCCAGCCGTCCTCGGCGATGAACACCTGGCGGATGCGCCGGCCCAACTCGTCCCGGACCGGGATGTTCTGCAGGTTGGGGTCATTGGACGAGAGCCGTCCCGTCGCCGTTACCGCCTGGTTGAAGGTGGTGTGGACCCGGCCCGTGGCCGGATTCACCAGGGCGGGCATGCCGTCCAGGTAAGTCCCCTTCAGTTTCACCAGCGTGCGGTGCTCGAGGATCTTCTCCACCACCGGGTGAACGGCCCGTAACTCCTCGAGGGCCTCCGCGCTGGTGGAATACCCGGTCTTGGTACGGTGCTTGGCCGGCAGGCCCAGCTTGTCGAACAGGACCTCCTGCAACTGGTGGGTGGAATTGATATTGAAGGTGCACCCCGCCAAACGGTAAACTTCCCGGGCCACCGCCTCGATGCGGCGCCCGAAATCGTCAGCCAGCTCCCGCACCCTATCCAGGTCTACGCGCACGCCCACCTGCTCCATCTCCGCCAGCACGAGGAGCAGGGGCATCTCCACCTCGTCCATGAGCCGGGCAAGCCCGGCCGCCTCCAGCTCGGCGCGCAGAGGAGAAACCAGGTCGCGGCAGCAAGCAGCCTGTCCCCCCAGGAAGGAGGCGGCAGTGCGGGGATCAAGGGCGCGGAAGGGGATGGCCTGCCGGCCCTTGCCCAGGACGTCCTCCCGCGCGGGTACCGTCGTGCCGAGGAACTGCTCCGCCAGGTGCGACAGCGGGTAACCGGACCGGGTGGGATCGAGCAGGTAGGCCGCCAGCATGGTATCGAAGGCGATGCCACGCGGGCGGATACCCCGGCCCAGCAGCCAGACCACCAGCGGTTTGAGATCATGGCCGCTCTTGGGCAGCGCCTCGTCCTCGAGCAGGGGCGCCACCCGCCCCCGCAACTCCTCCCAGGGCACGCCATCCCCCCGTCCTTCCGGGGCGATGGCCACGTAGACGACATGCCCGGGGGCCGCCAGCCCCAGCCCGGCCAGGGACGCCCGCACTGGCGGGGAACCCTCCAGGTGGGCAGCGATCCCCAGGGTGGCGCGGACGCAGGCTGCCCGGAATGCCGGCCAGATCTCTCCCAGCTGCTCAACCGAATTAACCAGCACCACGCCGGCAAACCCTTCCCGCCCTCCGACACCCGCTACCGCATCGGCACCGTCTGCCCGCTCGCCCGGACGGTCGGCCCTACCCAGGAGCGTGAGCAGACGCTGCCAGACCGTGCGCAGTTCGAGCTTGCGGAACAGATCCTCCGCCCCCTGCAGGTCCCCGGGCTGCCAGCGGCACGCTTCCAGGTCGACTTCCAGGGGGACGTCCGGGTCTATGGTGGCCAATTTCCGGGAAAGCAAGGCCTGATCCCGGTGGGCCGCCAGCGCCTCCCTGACCCGCCGATTCTCCTCAACCTCGTGGGCATGCTCCAAAACGGCGTCCAGGGTACCCCAGCGCTGGATCAGCCGGTAGGCGATCTTCTCTCCGATGCCTGGCACACCGGGTATGTTATCCGAGGCATCCCCCATCAGCCCCTTAACGTCGGGTACCTGCGCGGGGGAAATGCCAAATTCCCGCTCCACCGCCTCACGATCGAAGCGGGCGAGTTCGGTGATGCCGCGCCGGGTGAGCACCACATGGACGTCCTCATCCACCAGCTGCAGGGCATCCCGGTCCCCGGTGACGATGATCACCTGGACCCCTGCCCGTTTGCCCTCGCGGGCCAGCTTCCCCAGGATGTCGTCCGCCTCGTAGCCCTCTTTTTCGAAGATGGGCACCCCCAAGGACTCCAGCACCTGCTTGAGCAGGGGTACCTGAGCCCGGAACTCCTCGGGGCTTCCCCCCCGCTGGGCCTTGTACCCCTCGTACTCCACGTGGCGGAAGGTGGGTTCGGCCCGGTCGAAGGCCACCGCAAGGTACGCAGGTCGCTCCTCTTCCACGAGGCGGAGCAGCATGGCCAGGAAGCCGTGAATGGCGCTGGTCGGTACACCCTCAGAGGTCCTGAGATCGGGAAGGGCCCAAAAAGCCCGGTGGGCCAGGCTGTTCCCGTCGATGAGGACCATGCGCTCCCGGGCCAATGTTACCACCCCCACCTGATTGCTGTGCCCCCGTGCCCCGCACAGGTTGCTGCCACGGGCTCGTCCACCGCCTACAGTATAGTACCAATCCGTCGGCCCTCACCAGCCCCCGTCAGCAATCTGCACGCGGCCAGGAAAATCGAAGGGCCGGGTGAGCCACACCCGGCCCGCTCGTTCCGACGGTCGCAGTCAGCGGTGCCGGCGTCCGTGCCCGAACCGGGCATACACCAGCCACACCAGACCGGCCAGCAACACAACCGGGAAGGCCTGGGCCACGTATACGATTGCCTCCTGCCCCAGCCGCTCCATGGCTCTCACCGTCCCCAGGAAGGCCACCTGGGCCCTCTGCCAGGCACCCAGCGCGGTGCCTGCCTCCCGGAGCACCACCTGCAGCGCGGCCATGTCCAGGTCTTCCTGCAGGTACTTCATCCGGGCCTCCAGCGATTCGATGTCACCCTGCAAACGGTAGAGTTCGTACTGAATGCGCAGCACCTCGTCAATATTGCGCGCCCCGGACATGAGGGCCGTGAGGGCTTTTTCCTGCTCCCGCATGATGCGCAGGCGGGCTTCCGCGTCCACC belongs to Bacillota bacterium and includes:
- a CDS encoding ABC transporter permease, yielding MPGASLDRRQPGAALPRASMTSYLVDNMRALWGRAYVRVVGTNRELSWVFFDTFLPILAVAAYVYIYRSLQAPEVFVGYAVLGGAISAYWLHVLWGMGSTFYFDKQSGQLELFFIAPISRMSILGGMALGGIVQTTVRAGGVLALGSLAFGVEYRTEALGLLLAAFLVTLVALYGLGMVFASLFLLHGREAWHLSNLLQEPVFLLSGFYFPVKALGFWVAALASVVPLALGLDALRQLAFGDAGMGFLPAGVEVAINAGLAVLYLVAASLALGYMERVAKREGRLTMRWQ
- a CDS encoding ABC transporter ATP-binding protein, yielding MLAIETEKLTRTFQVRGEKKEKRPVAAEDKPPAAAQEEPSAGACASNARGRGRRFWPGGRRSRVVREIRALEGVDLQVREGELFGLLGPNGAGKTTLIKILATLLYPTSGRALVGGHDVVKEPMAVKRLINMVSGGESVGYDVLTVRENLWMFSQFYGIPSREALRRIDALMARLDLAEKASTRINRLSTGQKQKMNFARGFISDPAVIFLDEPTVGLDVNAARTIRGFIREWIAECPGRTVLLTTHYMAEADELCDRVAIIDRGRILACDSPAALKRSLGREVVIRLEVDGQAVADERLAATVAAWPGVRSSRQRVVPGRGVCELTLVLAEDAAIVPVMGRMDEAGIRVRAFRKEEPTLEDVFVSLVGRGLEEETAGEDHARGEP
- the coaE gene encoding dephospho-CoA kinase (Dephospho-CoA kinase (CoaE) performs the final step in coenzyme A biosynthesis.), with protein sequence MLVIGVTGGIACGKSTVAAMLRELGATVLDADQVAREVLAPGSPVLARVAERFGRGILRPDGSLDRARLADIIFHDRQARADLDAITHPSIIRLIREMVEQARQQGVEVLVIDAPLLLEAGMRDAVDEVWVVTCSRQQQIERLCRRNGLAPQEAEARLQAQMPLEEKVRLADRVIHNDGSPDRTRDQVLQCWQEATRDAPHPHRCD
- a CDS encoding ABC transporter substrate-binding protein, with amino-acid sequence MPEFRWAGWPPGRRGLVARATVRQAGVALLVVLMGVWGAGCLREPSTTAPAVRVRQGGVVREALVGPVVSLDPREATSPAEKVLVGLLFSALAGVDGRGEVFPDLAVGWVGGRGGVYWTVRLRPDAMWHDGQPVTADDVVFSLHSHPELLPGLTWQKVDSRTIRFFLKYPDAGFPYWLATVPVLPAHLLADGTGAAQDFARRPVGTGPFRLGTWEGDEIGLLPHLRYHRGRPHLDRFVAHIYPSLARASRVLIQGEVDAGPVVPSDLERARQGGWRVLETHQPYYVALALNCSRLDAGVRRAISLAIDRHTLVRELATGTAGGAPGGASGVYGLREAVFPLPLISWAYPAEVPAGAYDPAGARDLLAGAKEIAPLSLLLPRGDPIRAEAARIIAAYLGRVGLRVRVVAEEPAAFVARLEPPFDYDLALVPEPYPANPDLTPLLHSRQTPAEGRGGNIFSYREPAMDVLLDRLRQELDVPTRKSLTQQVAYRLGQDVPFIPLWTERVFLGVRAGLTGPVASPFGWHWNVHDWWWREGP
- the mutM gene encoding bifunctional DNA-formamidopyrimidine glycosylase/DNA-(apurinic or apyrimidinic site) lyase, which produces MPELPEVETIRRTLVPHLLGQVVRQVRLLTPSVWRGQDPAKVAGKRVASLDRRGKHLLIFLSPPPPSPGSSEPVEMVLHVHLGMTGRLIFVPRTEEPGAHLDPEEISGRHVHAVFAFDRGELCFWDQRRFGYLELLRADALESHPRLRLGPEPLDEEFMPSVLQRMLARRRAPVKAVLLDQHILAGVGNIYADEALHRAGVNPLRPAGGLKPVEVEALRHALQQVLQEAIAARGTTFSDYRDGEGQPGEFVSRLRVYGREGEPCPRCGATIARQRFGGRSTYFCPRCQK
- the polA gene encoding DNA polymerase I translates to MARERMVLIDGNSLAHRAFWALPDLRTSEGVPTSAIHGFLAMLLRLVEEERPAYLAVAFDRAEPTFRHVEYEGYKAQRGGSPEEFRAQVPLLKQVLESLGVPIFEKEGYEADDILGKLAREGKRAGVQVIIVTGDRDALQLVDEDVHVVLTRRGITELARFDREAVEREFGISPAQVPDVKGLMGDASDNIPGVPGIGEKIAYRLIQRWGTLDAVLEHAHEVEENRRVREALAAHRDQALLSRKLATIDPDVPLEVDLEACRWQPGDLQGAEDLFRKLELRTVWQRLLTLLGRADRPGERADGADAVAGVGGREGFAGVVLVNSVEQLGEIWPAFRAACVRATLGIAAHLEGSPPVRASLAGLGLAAPGHVVYVAIAPEGRGDGVPWEELRGRVAPLLEDEALPKSGHDLKPLVVWLLGRGIRPRGIAFDTMLAAYLLDPTRSGYPLSHLAEQFLGTTVPAREDVLGKGRQAIPFRALDPRTAASFLGGQAACCRDLVSPLRAELEAAGLARLMDEVEMPLLLVLAEMEQVGVRVDLDRVRELADDFGRRIEAVAREVYRLAGCTFNINSTHQLQEVLFDKLGLPAKHRTKTGYSTSAEALEELRAVHPVVEKILEHRTLVKLKGTYLDGMPALVNPATGRVHTTFNQAVTATGRLSSNDPNLQNIPVRDELGRRIRQVFIAEDGWLLLSGDYSQIELRLLAHVCGDPGLVEAFRAGEDIHRRTAAEVFGVPLDQVTDEMRLRAKAVNFGIVYGISDFGLAQQLGIGRSEAREYIASYFLRYPGVRRWIDEVVSTARTQGFVTTLMGRRRQLPTILSRNPQERGFAERTAVNTPLQGSAADIIKLAMVRLHRQLQERGMRSRIILQVHDELILEVPREELPEAGGLVRSCMEQVMELAVPLQVDLKAGPTWYDLSAL